The following are from one region of the Williamwhitmania taraxaci genome:
- a CDS encoding ABC transporter permease codes for MFKNLFKHSLRAMNRQKGYVAINVLGLAIGIACSLVIILFVVHEVSFDKFNEKGDRIYRLVLNGKIGGQELKVSSSASPMGPTMLREFAEVEDFVRLNSWGQTILKNGNQSFIEKDFVEADSSFFNIFSIPLLSGEKKSVLNASHTLVLSATTAKKIFGQENPMDKLLKVGDDTVMYRVTGVMADVPETSHLKVSVIGSFMTNKRANDNEWTSNSFNTYLLLKPNTKAKQVEAKIPALLKKYVGPQILQYLGLSMEEFLAKGNRYDMNLQALEDIHLDPSIQQDMKAPSDPKYLLIFGSIALLIIVIAAINFMNLSTAQAAKRAKEVGMKKVCGSSRGMLISQFIAESMLLTTIALVFAILIVELAMPYFNSLLDAELKIDYLGSWYILPGLLLFSLIIGLFAGSYPAFFLSSFNPYEVLKGKVKGSMKNGKLRSLLVVIQFTISIILIVGTSIMFRQISFMLKKDLGFNKEQLMVITRAETIGDRITAFKDALNKIPGVIKVASSTAVPGHGNNNNSYMMEGREQETFLMQTVWVDYDYLETYGHKMISGRFFNDDFATDKDGCVINESAVKQFTLVTPLTTRFITPSEDVTKKEYMPVIGVVKDFNFESLQSRINPHVFRFKKEGFNWGYITIKVAPKDMKKTIAGIEGVWKEFTSNDPLNYFFLDKDFVRLYKEERQNAEMAVLFAILAIFIAALGLFGLTSFAVEQRTKEIGIRKTMGASVFSIFFLISKEIIVLVTISTAIAIPVAFYIGNSWLQNYYYRINLGVFDFVIGFGIAIVIALATISYRTIKAATANPVDSLLYE; via the coding sequence ATGTTCAAGAATCTGTTTAAGCATAGCCTCCGGGCAATGAATCGTCAAAAGGGCTATGTGGCCATCAATGTATTGGGATTGGCCATTGGCATTGCATGTAGCCTTGTGATTATTCTGTTTGTGGTGCACGAGGTTAGCTTCGATAAGTTCAATGAAAAGGGCGATAGGATTTATCGCTTAGTACTTAATGGAAAAATTGGTGGACAGGAGTTAAAGGTATCTTCCTCGGCATCGCCCATGGGTCCCACAATGCTGAGGGAGTTTGCCGAGGTTGAAGATTTTGTGCGGCTAAACAGCTGGGGTCAAACGATACTCAAGAATGGGAATCAAAGTTTTATAGAGAAAGACTTTGTAGAGGCCGACTCGTCGTTCTTCAATATCTTTTCGATTCCGCTGCTATCAGGCGAGAAGAAGAGCGTGCTAAATGCATCGCACACATTGGTTCTGTCCGCTACCACCGCAAAGAAAATCTTTGGACAGGAGAACCCGATGGATAAGCTGCTGAAGGTGGGCGACGATACGGTGATGTACCGCGTAACCGGTGTAATGGCAGACGTGCCGGAGACATCACATCTTAAGGTGAGCGTTATTGGCTCGTTTATGACCAACAAGCGTGCCAACGATAACGAATGGACCAGCAACAGCTTTAATACTTACCTGCTTCTAAAACCAAATACTAAAGCAAAACAGGTTGAAGCAAAAATACCCGCCCTGTTGAAAAAGTATGTTGGTCCACAAATACTCCAGTACCTGGGATTATCCATGGAGGAGTTTCTTGCCAAAGGCAATAGATATGACATGAACCTGCAAGCCCTGGAGGATATACACCTTGATCCATCCATCCAGCAGGACATGAAGGCGCCCAGCGATCCAAAGTATTTACTGATTTTTGGAAGCATCGCACTTTTAATCATCGTAATTGCAGCCATCAACTTTATGAACCTATCCACGGCACAAGCAGCCAAACGCGCAAAGGAAGTGGGTATGAAGAAGGTATGTGGTTCCTCGCGCGGTATGCTTATTAGCCAGTTTATTGCAGAATCGATGCTGCTAACTACGATTGCCCTTGTTTTTGCCATCCTAATAGTTGAGCTGGCTATGCCCTACTTCAATAGTTTACTGGATGCAGAATTAAAAATCGACTATCTCGGCAGCTGGTATATTCTTCCCGGACTATTGCTCTTCTCCCTAATAATTGGACTATTTGCCGGCAGCTATCCAGCATTCTTTCTCTCCTCATTTAATCCGTATGAGGTTCTGAAGGGTAAAGTAAAGGGCAGCATGAAAAATGGTAAGCTCCGAAGCTTACTGGTAGTGATTCAATTTACCATATCCATTATCCTGATTGTGGGAACCAGCATTATGTTCAGACAGATTAGCTTTATGCTTAAGAAGGATCTTGGCTTTAATAAGGAACAGCTGATGGTGATTACCCGCGCCGAAACCATTGGCGATCGCATAACTGCATTTAAGGATGCGCTGAATAAGATTCCCGGAGTGATAAAGGTGGCCTCCTCAACCGCCGTGCCAGGCCATGGCAACAATAATAATAGCTATATGATGGAGGGGCGTGAACAGGAAACGTTCCTGATGCAAACCGTATGGGTGGATTATGACTATTTGGAAACCTATGGACATAAGATGATCTCCGGCAGGTTCTTTAACGATGATTTCGCAACCGATAAGGATGGCTGTGTAATAAACGAAAGCGCTGTAAAACAGTTTACTCTTGTAACCCCGCTCACTACCCGCTTTATTACGCCCTCGGAAGATGTAACCAAAAAAGAGTATATGCCGGTGATTGGGGTGGTGAAGGACTTCAACTTTGAATCGCTGCAGTCGAGAATCAATCCACATGTATTCCGCTTCAAGAAGGAGGGGTTCAATTGGGGATATATTACCATTAAGGTGGCTCCAAAAGATATGAAGAAAACAATAGCGGGGATTGAAGGGGTATGGAAGGAATTTACATCCAACGATCCGCTGAACTATTTCTTCTTGGATAAAGATTTTGTCCGACTCTACAAGGAGGAACGCCAGAATGCGGAGATGGCGGTGCTGTTTGCCATTTTGGCCATCTTTATTGCTGCCCTTGGGCTGTTTGGTCTCACCTCATTTGCCGTGGAGCAGCGCACCAAGGAGATAGGAATTCGGAAAACTATGGGAGCATCGGTATTCAGCATATTCTTCCTGATATCCAAGGAAATAATTGTGCTGGTTACCATCTCAACAGCCATTGCCATTCCTGTTGCATTCTACATTGGCAACAGCTGGCTACAGAACTACTACTATCGAATAAACTTGGGTGTTTTCGATTTTGTTATTGGATTTGGCATTGCCATAGTGATTGCCTTGGCAACCATAAGCTACCGAACCATAAAGGCCGCAACGGCTAATCCGGTAGATTCGCTGCTGTATGAATAG
- a CDS encoding RNA polymerase sigma factor, which translates to MDWMNDKELIAQIQGGNTNAFRFLVNQHRKLVWHMVLRMVRHHEDAEDICQEVFIRVFKSMAKYRGDSKLSTWIAAIAYNTCLDHLRKKGKAFVMHTDTLPESPTGSTSPSTPWEELQRGEVKTIVHGIIENLPLHYRTVITLFYLEEFSIQEIESITAMQEGTIKNYLHRGRKLIQEAVVTNFPEMARIAQPTNDNKLA; encoded by the coding sequence ATGGATTGGATGAACGATAAAGAGCTTATTGCGCAGATACAGGGTGGAAACACCAATGCATTCCGATTTCTGGTGAATCAGCACCGAAAGTTGGTATGGCACATGGTGCTGCGTATGGTTCGGCATCACGAAGATGCAGAGGATATTTGTCAGGAGGTGTTTATTCGCGTATTCAAGAGTATGGCAAAATATCGAGGCGATTCGAAGCTCTCCACCTGGATAGCGGCTATTGCCTACAACACCTGCCTCGATCATCTTAGGAAGAAAGGGAAGGCGTTTGTGATGCACACCGATACGTTGCCAGAATCGCCAACAGGCAGCACCTCGCCATCCACACCGTGGGAGGAGTTGCAGCGTGGCGAGGTTAAGACGATTGTGCACGGCATTATTGAAAACCTTCCGCTCCACTATCGCACGGTGATTACGCTCTTCTACTTGGAGGAGTTCTCGATTCAGGAGATCGAGTCCATCACAGCCATGCAGGAGGGAACCATTAAAAATTACCTCCATCGCGGACGAAAGCTTATTCAGGAAGCAGTAGTAACCAATTTTCCCGAAATGGCTCGAATCGCACAACCAACTAACGATAATAAATTAGCATGA
- a CDS encoding dienelactone hydrolase family protein, producing the protein MKRFSGLLFSILVLSTLVSNGAEPLIKPAIPALYGQEVTYELDGVVMKGYAIYNATLTGPLPVVLVVPEWWGNNDYARQRATMLAQQGYFAFAVDMYGDGKIAETPQQAQEFSSVLYKNPALALSRLKAALKRAGEFPQADITKVAAIGYCFGGSMVLNAAKMGMDLKGVVSFHGGLAGVPATKGSVKGKILVCHGGADTFVPEADIVKFRKNLDTEKVAYTFTVYPDATHAFTNPEATEIGTKFNMPIRYNPEADSKSWDEMLAFLKGLF; encoded by the coding sequence ATGAAAAGATTTTCAGGATTATTATTCTCCATTTTAGTATTGAGCACCCTTGTTTCGAATGGGGCGGAACCCTTAATAAAACCTGCTATTCCGGCGTTATATGGGCAAGAAGTAACCTACGAGCTCGATGGTGTTGTAATGAAAGGCTATGCCATTTATAATGCAACCCTTACTGGACCTTTACCTGTAGTGCTGGTGGTGCCCGAATGGTGGGGCAACAACGATTATGCACGCCAGCGTGCTACTATGCTTGCCCAGCAGGGTTACTTTGCATTTGCTGTAGATATGTATGGCGATGGAAAGATTGCCGAAACACCTCAGCAGGCGCAGGAATTTTCCTCTGTTCTTTATAAGAATCCCGCGCTTGCCCTATCTCGGTTGAAAGCCGCTTTAAAGCGAGCGGGAGAATTCCCTCAAGCCGATATTACAAAGGTTGCCGCCATTGGCTACTGCTTTGGCGGATCTATGGTGCTAAATGCCGCAAAGATGGGCATGGATCTCAAGGGCGTTGTAAGCTTCCATGGTGGATTGGCTGGAGTTCCCGCCACAAAGGGCAGCGTGAAGGGTAAGATTTTAGTTTGCCACGGCGGTGCCGATACCTTTGTTCCCGAAGCGGATATTGTTAAGTTCCGTAAGAACCTCGACACCGAGAAAGTTGCCTATACTTTTACGGTTTATCCCGACGCAACCCACGCATTTACTAATCCCGAGGCCACTGAAATAGGAACAAAATTCAATATGCCTATTCGATACAACCCCGAAGCCGACTCCAAATCGTGGGACGAGATGTTGGCGTTTCTTAAGGGGCTCTTTTAG